One genomic segment of Chelonia mydas isolate rCheMyd1 chromosome 1, rCheMyd1.pri.v2, whole genome shotgun sequence includes these proteins:
- the TPBGL gene encoding trophoblast glycoprotein-like has product MAGRRPLGARALSLLRWLGMLLLPPLLQAGQGCPGPCYCFATPQLDQCSYVRLQEPPRDLPRGVRNLTIAGGNLTVLRRAAFAGNGSRPLGDLSLLLLPRDNIQAIEDRAFQGLPGLAALDLSHNPLRALAGGAFRGCPRLRTLKLNQALLLLGEAPEEPLAGALRNLSLRRLELAGNGLRALPGAALPDGLEELDLRNNSLQGLSPEELARLESAPLGRLQLYLGSNPLRCDCALRPLLAWMRNASWRVPDARSLRCAAPRELSGSPVLRLLLEQLGCGAGREPGPEGAGWEPRPEEPGEQKELETASYVFFGIVLALIGVIFLMVLYLNRRGIKRWLNNLREACRDQMEGYHYRYEQDTDPRRASASPSGL; this is encoded by the coding sequence ATGGCAGGGAGGCGGCCGCTGGGCGCCCGCGCCCTCTCCCTGCTGCGGTGgctggggatgctgctgctgccgccgctgctCCAGGCCGGGCAGGGCTGCCCGGGTCCCTGCTACTGCTTCGCCACGCCGCAGCTGGACCAGTGCAGCTACGTGCGCCTGCAGGAGCCGCCGCGGGACCTGCCCCGCGGGGTGCGCAACCTCACCATCGCCGGCGGCAACCTGACGGTGCTGCGCCGGGCCGCCTTCGCCGGCAACGGGAGCCGGCCGCTGGGCGACctgagcctgctgctgctgccccgcgACAACATCCAGGCCATCGAGGATCGCGCCTTCCAGGGGCTGCCCGGCCTGGCGGCGCTGGACCTCAGCCACAACCCGCTGCGCGCCCTGGCCGGCGGCGCCTTCCGCGGCTGCCCGCGGCTGCGCACCCTCAAGCTCAACcaggcgctgctgctgctgggcgaGGCGCCCGAGGAGCCGCTGGCCGGCGCCCTGCGCAACCTGAGCCTGCGGCGGCTGGAGCTGGCGGGCAACGGGCTGCGGGCGCTGCCGGGCGCCGCGCTGCCGGAcgggctggaggagctggatcTGCGGAACAACTcgctgcaggggctgagccccGAGGAGCTGGCCCGACTGGAGTCAGCCCCGCTGGGCAGGCTGCAGCTCTACCTGGGCTCCAACCCGCTGCGCTGCGACTGCGCCCTgcgcccgctgctggcctggatgCGCAACGCCAGTTGGAGGGTGCCGGATGCGCGCAGCCTGCGCTGCGCCGCCCCGCGGGAGCTGAGCGGCTCGCCTGTGCTGCGCCTcctcctggagcagctgggctgCGGGGCCGGCCGGGAGCCAGGGCCCGAGGGGGCCGGCTGGGAGCCGCGGCCCGAGGAGCCCGGCGAGCAGAAGGAGCTGGAGACCGCCTCCTACGTGTTCTTCGGCATCGTGCTGGCGCTGATCGGGGTCATCTTCCTCATGGTGTTGTACCTCAACCGCAGGGGCATCAAGCGCTGGCTCAACAACCTGCGGGAGGCCTGCCGGGACCAGATGGAGGGCTACCACTACCGCTACGAGCAGGACACCGACCCGCGCCGGGCCAGCGCCAGCCCCTCGGGGCTCTGA